In Mauremys reevesii isolate NIE-2019 linkage group 14, ASM1616193v1, whole genome shotgun sequence, a single window of DNA contains:
- the LOC120381967 gene encoding zinc finger protein 420-like, protein LLDHQRIHTGERPYECCECGKTFTQRSALSVHQRIHTGERPYECCECGKSFTHRSALSVHQRIHTGDRPYKCSECGKTFNRSSNLSEHQRIHTGDRHRPYECCECGKTFTQRSALSVHQRIHTGERPYECCECGKSFTQRAALSVHQRIHTGEMPYKCSECGKTFIQRAALSVHQRIHMGERPYECHECGKTFNRSSNLSEHQRIHTGDRPYKCSECGKTFTSSSALSVHQRIHTEKRPYECSECGKTFTQRAALSVHQRIHTGERPYECRECGKNFTQRSTLSRHQRIHTGERPYECRECGKNFTSSSALSKHQRI, encoded by the coding sequence cttcttgatcatcagagaatccacacaggggagaggccctatgaatgctgtgagtgtgggaaaaccttcactcaaagatcagccctttctgttcatcagagaatccacacgggggaaaggccctacgaatgctgtgagtgtgggaaaagcttcactcacagatcagccctttctgttcatcagcgaatccacacaggggacaggccctacaaatgcagtgagtgtgggaaaaccttcaatcgcagctcaaacctttctgaacatcagagaatccacacaggtgacagacacaggccctatgaatgctgtgagtgtgggaaaaccttcactcaaagatcagccctttctgttcatcagagaatccacacgggggaaaggccctacgaatgctgtgagtgtgggaaaagcttcactcaaagagcagccctttctgttcatcagagaatccacacgggggaaatgccctacaaatgcagtgagtgtgggaaaaccttcattcaaagagcagccctttctgttcatcagagaatccacatgggggaaaggccctacgaatgccatgagtgtgggaaaaccttcaatcgcagctcaaacctttctgaacatcagagaatccacacaggggacaggccctacaaatgcagtgagtgtgggaaaaccttcactagcagctcagccctttctgttcatcagagaatccacacagagaagaggccctatgaatgcagtgagtgtgggaaaaccttcactcaaagagcagccctttctgttcatcagagaatccacacaggggagaggccctatgaatgccgtgagtgtgggaaaaacttcactcaaagatcaaccctttctagacatcagagaatccacacaggggagaggccctacgaatgccgtgagtgtgggaaaaacttcactagcagctcagccctttctaaacatcagagaatc